The following DNA comes from Sulfurimonas hongkongensis.
CACTTAGCATCTCTTTTAGTTCAACTCCATTGTCATCATCGCCAATAACACTACAAACACTCACATCAGCACCAAGAGCTTTTAGGTTGTTTATAACATTTCCAGCCCCACCTAAAAGGGTAGTCTCCTTAGCGATATCTACAACCTGAACTGGCGCTTCTGGAGAAATTCTCTCACAGCTGCCCCATAAGTAGTGATCTATCATCAAATCACCGATAACTAAAATCTTTGGAATATAGTTTTTAAATGCGTTCATTATTTGACTTCTTGCTCATAGACTCTTTTTATCTCGCCTACATAATCTTTTATAGCATCTTCCATCTCGTAGGCTGGCTCATACCCTAAAGCCTCTTTTGTGCTCCCTATATCAGCCTCCGTATGAAACTGATAACTTCCAACAAAAGGATTGGGGATATACTCACACTTTAGGTTAGTTCCTAACTCATGTTGTAAAATATCAACTATGTCTTGAAAGCTTCTTGGCACTCCTGTTCCTACATTATAAATGCCACTTTTTTTTGTCTGCATCGCTTTTATATTGGCTTGAATCACATCTTCTATGTATATAAAATCTCGAAGTATCTTGTCACTTCCCTCAAATAGTTTAGGATTTTTACCTGCTAATATCTGATGCCCAAACTGTAAAACCATAGATGCAGTAGTGTTTTTAAAATACTCCCCCCTTCCATAAACATTAAAATATCTAAGCCCAACTATAGAGATATCACTCTCTTTTATATACTCACGACTTAAGTTATCCATACTGAGTTTTGAAAAACCATAAACATTGTTTGGTGCTTCTCTTCCTACTATCTGAGGTGACTTGGCATTACCGTAAGTTGCAGCTGAAGATGCGTAAATCATATTTGCACCGTGTCTGATGGCAAGTTCTAAGAGATCTTTATAGGCATTTACATTTGTTTTTATCATCAAATCTTGCTCTTGTGCAGTAGTATCAGAGATAGCTGCCTCATGAAAGATATAATCAAACTTGTAGTTTATTTCCAAATCCAGAAGTAAATCTTTATCATTAATATCTCCACTTATTATCTCTCCACTAAATCCTATAAGGTTTTTAAAATGTCCAAAACTCTTTAAATTTCCATTTGATAGCACACAAGAGCTTCTAAAGCTATCAAGAACAACTACTTTCGCATCTGGATGGTTGTTTTGAAAGTAAAAAGCTAAGTTTGAACCTATAAATCCAGCTCCACCTGTTATTAAAATCGTTTTGTCTTTTAAATCATCTTCTATGTATCTCATCTACTCATCCATTATCATATTATTTTAATAAAATGATACACTATCCTTCATTAACAAGTATTTAAGACTCAACGCACTATAATTGAGCCGAAAATTAATCTTTAAGGAAAAAAAATGAAAAAAATCGTAATCGCTACAGTAGCTTCTTTAGCATTAGCAACAGCATCTATGGCAGCAGTAAACGCAAAAGCTTGTACTTCTTGTCATGGTGCTGACTGGAGTAAGGCAGCTCTAGGAAAATCTAAAAATGTCTCTGAAATGACACACGCTGAGATTGCAGCTTCTCTTAAGGGGTACAAAGATGGTAGTTACGGTGGTCCAATGAAGGGTCTTATGAAAGGTCAAGTAGCTAAATACTCTGACGAAGAGTTAGAAGCTTTCGCACAAACAATAGGTAAATAATTTATCTTCGAAACTGCTCTTTTTGAGCAGTTTTTTTAACATACTTCACATTTTACTTTACAAATTTCTTATTATTCAGGTCGATACTCTTTTTTCAAAGCTTTTTTCTTTTGCTCTTGTTTATATGCATCATTTAGTTCATCTTCTCCATCGAACTTTGCTGCATTTAAAAACTTCTCTTCATCATCGAACTGTCCACTTTTTATGGCCCACAAAAATGCAAAGAGTGCGATAGCTCCCAAAAAGATGGAAGCCCCTAGCATCATAGCTATTACCCAGTTACTCATTCCTCACCTTTATATTATTTTTGTTTAAATTTGTATTTTATTCTCATAGAATTGCCTACAACTAAAAGAGAACTAAGAGACATCGATATTGCAGCTACAAGCGGGATAACATAACCAGCCATAGCAAGTGGAATAGTAATGGCATTATAGACTAAAGATATAAATAGGTTTTGCTTTATAAGCCCAAAAGTTATTTTACTAATCTTAAATGCATCTCTTAGTGAAGTTAGTGAGTCATTGAGTAAAACAACATCGCCAATCTCTACAGCTATATCGCTTCCACTTCCCATCACAATCCCAATATCAGATCTTGTAAGTGCTAGGATATCATTAACTCCATCCCCAACCATCACAACACTTCTATTTTTTGCATGAAGAGACTCTATAAACTTAGACTTATCTTCTGGAGTTTGCTCATAGTACAATTCACTAATTCCAACTCTGCTTGCCACGCTTTTAGCACTCTTTTCATTGTCGCCTGTTAGCATAACGACACTTATATTTCTCTTTTGCATCTCAGCTATAAGCTCTTGTGCATCTTCTTTTATCTTATCACTTAACTCATATATGCATACAATTTTTTTATCAATAGCGAAGTAAAAAACCGTATTATCGCTTGCAAAATCCATATTTATCTCATGTTTCTCTAAAAGTTTAAGATTCCCGCCAAGTATCTCTTTGTTTTGATATTTTGCTTTTATACCACAAGCTGGTATTTGAGAAAACTCGTCAAATAAAACTTCTTTTAAACTCTCATCCTTACTCTCTAAATATCTACAAATTCCAGATGCAACGGGATGCTTTGAGAGCTTTACAAGAGAGTACAACAACTTTTTGTCAAACTCTTCAAAAATATTTTCTCTTACAACCTCTGGCTTTCCAACAGTTATAGTGCCTGTTTTATCAAGAACTAAAGTATCAACCTTTGCCATAGTCTCAATTTGGGCAGCTTCTTTAAAGAGGATGCCCCTTTTTGCACCAAGATTTAGCCCAACAAGCGTAGCAACTGGAGTAGCAAGAGCTAAAGCACAAGGGCATGCTATAATAATAACCGAGATACCTATCATAAAAGAAGTCTCAAAACCATTACCCATTACAAACCATACAAGAAATGTTAAAAAACTAAAGCCGAGTATGATGGAAGAAAAATGTTCTGAGAGTCTGTTTGCAAGCTGTTGTATTTTTGGTTTTTTATTTATTGCAGATTCAAGTAGAGTAACAAGATTTGAGAGGGTTGAGTGTTTAAAGTCTTTTGTTGCACGAAAATAAATATCTGCATCTATACTTGTTGTTCCACTAATAACAGTGTCCCCAATATTTTTATATATCGGTTCACTCTCCCCTGTTAGGTTAGACTCATCAAAAGATCCTTGACCTTTTATAATTTTTCCATCAAGCAAAACTCTCTCACCTGATGAAACAACTACAATATCTCCAACTTTTACATTCTCTAACTTACAAGCAACAATAGTATCACCTACCAATATCTTAATCTCACTAGGAATATTTCTACCGATAATATCTAGAGTATCTGCCGCATTTTTCTTACTTAAAACTTCTAAAAATTTTCCTATCAATACAAAAGTTATAATCATACTAACAGAGTCAAAATATGCCTCTCCATACTCTGTTACAGTAATATAGATGGAGTATATATATGTAAGTAAAGCCCCAGTTGCTACCATGAGGTCCATGTTTACAACTTTGTTTTTCAGTCCATAATATGCACCTCTAAAGAAAACCCATCCACTATAAAAAAGTACAGGAGTAGCTAGAATCCATTCAGCAATATTTAAAATCGTCTTAATATCTTGAGTGATTCCTGAAAAATATCCAGCATATTGAGCCACAGCTATCCACATAATATTCATAGATGCAAAAACTGCTACTGCCATCTTTAAGTAGTATGCTCTTCTCTCTTTATTTGCATAATCTTCTTGTACTGAAGAATCATAAGCAAAAGCATCATACCCAATAGAGCGAATCATCTCTATAATAACAGATAGTTTTACAACATCTTCTGCCCAGACTACAGTTGCTTTATTGTTAGTAAAGTTGATATTTGCTTCTATAACCCCATCCATCTTATGAAGAGCTTTTTCATTTAACCAGACACAGGCTGAGCAGTGAATACCTTGTATAATAAGTGACACTTCATTAAACCCATCACTATTTATCTTTACAAAAGTATCTCTAAAAGACTCACTATCAAAAGATGATGAAGATTCGAACTTCTCAAGAGGAGGTGACAGTTTTATATTTGCAGTTTTATCATAGAAGCCATTAAATCCTTCATCGCTAAGAAGTTTAAAAACACCCTGACAACCATTACAGCAAAAGTAGTGATCATTATCTTTTATCATAACAGTCTCATCAAATTCAAGATGACAATGACTACAAGCTACTTTATTTGACAAGTTCAAACTTTCCTAAAGATCTATTTTTTACTATATTTTTGGATAATTCAACCAAACCATTCATACAGATATATACACCATTTTGAGGTTTTGCTTTAAGAAATCCTATAGCCATACCAAGATTAAGTGTAGCTTCTATATTATCTACCTCAAAAGGTCTCATAGCACCTGTAAGTATAATTTTTCTATCTTCAAATATCTCAGATAAAAATTCAGCTGTAATATCCATAGTATCAGTTCCATGAACTATTATAAAACTATTATCAACAGACTCCATTATTATGCTTGCTAACATCTTTCTATCGCTCATATCCATATCAAGACTATCTTTATAAACTACACCAGCTAGGCTATAATCAAAATCAGCACTTTGCAAAATTTTTTCTATAACTTCATTATTATAAGGTATCTCTAACTCTCCGTTTTTGGAGTTGTATATTTTATTAAATGTTCCACCACTATTTAGAATTAACATCATAAATATCCTTGAGTTTTGAGATGATTTTACTTGCTTTTGATACTTTAATACTCTTTGATTCATCAAAAAGATAAGTACACTTCAAACCAGCAGCAAGCCCTGCTTCTATATCTCTTTCT
Coding sequences within:
- the rfaD gene encoding ADP-glyceromanno-heptose 6-epimerase, with amino-acid sequence MRYIEDDLKDKTILITGGAGFIGSNLAFYFQNNHPDAKVVVLDSFRSSCVLSNGNLKSFGHFKNLIGFSGEIISGDINDKDLLLDLEINYKFDYIFHEAAISDTTAQEQDLMIKTNVNAYKDLLELAIRHGANMIYASSAATYGNAKSPQIVGREAPNNVYGFSKLSMDNLSREYIKESDISIVGLRYFNVYGRGEYFKNTTASMVLQFGHQILAGKNPKLFEGSDKILRDFIYIEDVIQANIKAMQTKKSGIYNVGTGVPRSFQDIVDILQHELGTNLKCEYIPNPFVGSYQFHTEADIGSTKEALGYEPAYEMEDAIKDYVGEIKRVYEQEVK
- a CDS encoding c-type cytochrome; this translates as MKKIVIATVASLALATASMAAVNAKACTSCHGADWSKAALGKSKNVSEMTHAEIAASLKGYKDGSYGGPMKGLMKGQVAKYSDEELEAFAQTIGK
- the ccoS gene encoding cbb3-type cytochrome oxidase assembly protein CcoS, translating into MSNWVIAMMLGASIFLGAIALFAFLWAIKSGQFDDEEKFLNAAKFDGEDELNDAYKQEQKKKALKKEYRPE
- a CDS encoding heavy metal translocating P-type ATPase: MSNKVACSHCHLEFDETVMIKDNDHYFCCNGCQGVFKLLSDEGFNGFYDKTANIKLSPPLEKFESSSSFDSESFRDTFVKINSDGFNEVSLIIQGIHCSACVWLNEKALHKMDGVIEANINFTNNKATVVWAEDVVKLSVIIEMIRSIGYDAFAYDSSVQEDYANKERRAYYLKMAVAVFASMNIMWIAVAQYAGYFSGITQDIKTILNIAEWILATPVLFYSGWVFFRGAYYGLKNKVVNMDLMVATGALLTYIYSIYITVTEYGEAYFDSVSMIITFVLIGKFLEVLSKKNAADTLDIIGRNIPSEIKILVGDTIVACKLENVKVGDIVVVSSGERVLLDGKIIKGQGSFDESNLTGESEPIYKNIGDTVISGTTSIDADIYFRATKDFKHSTLSNLVTLLESAINKKPKIQQLANRLSEHFSSIILGFSFLTFLVWFVMGNGFETSFMIGISVIIIACPCALALATPVATLVGLNLGAKRGILFKEAAQIETMAKVDTLVLDKTGTITVGKPEVVRENIFEEFDKKLLYSLVKLSKHPVASGICRYLESKDESLKEVLFDEFSQIPACGIKAKYQNKEILGGNLKLLEKHEINMDFASDNTVFYFAIDKKIVCIYELSDKIKEDAQELIAEMQKRNISVVMLTGDNEKSAKSVASRVGISELYYEQTPEDKSKFIESLHAKNRSVVMVGDGVNDILALTRSDIGIVMGSGSDIAVEIGDVVLLNDSLTSLRDAFKISKITFGLIKQNLFISLVYNAITIPLAMAGYVIPLVAAISMSLSSLLVVGNSMRIKYKFKQK
- a CDS encoding asparaginase domain-containing protein, which codes for MMLILNSGGTFNKIYNSKNGELEIPYNNEVIEKILQSADFDYSLAGVVYKDSLDMDMSDRKMLASIIMESVDNSFIIVHGTDTMDITAEFLSEIFEDRKIILTGAMRPFEVDNIEATLNLGMAIGFLKAKPQNGVYICMNGLVELSKNIVKNRSLGKFELVK